cCTCTCCTTATTAGGACACCAGTCAGCTTGCTTGGTCCCATCCTATCATTATccaatcacctctttaaaggccctatctccaaagcAGTcacatcctgggatcctgggggttagggctccaacatatgaatttggggaggcatataattcagcccataacaataAGGAGGTCAAGTGGAGGAAGTCTGCAAAATAACCCCAGCTCCCTAGAGTGGAGACTAAGACCATAGATAACATAATAATTCAGTGCAATGCAAAATGATCCAGACCAGGATGCCAGACTGGAGGCCAGACTGGAAAAAAGGACTTTAGTGGGACAACTGGCAACAATTTGAATAAGGTCTGTAGATTAGGTAATAGTATTACATCAGCGATTAGTGTCTGGTTTTGATCATTGTACTATGGTTATTATGCAAGATGTCAGTATTTGGGGAAGCTTGGGTATGCCTGTATGGGAACTCCGTACTacttttgcaactttttttttctaagtctggAATCATCTCGAAATGAagagttaaaattaaaacaaattaaaacgaGGGGCACcctattctctccttctccttctggccctccccTGCCATtctgagctctctctttctcttgctctcaaataaactaaatctttaaaaaattaaaatgaaataaaagagggtagctgggggatccctgggtggctcagcggtttggtgcctgcctttggcccagggcgcgatcctggagtcccaggatggagtcttgCGTCGGCCTCCtggaatggggcctgcttctccctctgcctgtgtctctgccttctttctctctctttctctctctctttctctatgatgaataaataaaatcttaaaaaaaagagggtagctgaatagaagagagaaagagacagagaatgaggaTGGGCTTGGATGtgtcaatgaagaaattaaaaacaaggaaggaggaaaagaagcaagGAGGGCTGAGATGGTTATCTGGGGCTGGGGTCCCCAGTGACCCCCTCCTTCTGGGACACTGCCTGGGAGCCCAGCATGTTTTGCGAGGCAATATTCAGTGAGTCCCACACTGAAGAGAAGGCAGTAGGTACCCCCCTCTTACCTTACGGGAGCTCCCGTTCAGAAAAGGCTTCACATGTGAACTTCTGGATTTGTCTCCTAAGCGACCCAACAGCGTGTTGTGTGCATTGAAAGGGTGACTTGTTTGCACATTAACATTACACCGTCCTCTTGGTAACTGGGTTTTGGTATCCCTTCTTCCTTCACCCCTTGTCTTCCCAtctctttcaacttttttttttttttttgagatataatcaCAGGCCAAAGAAGCGCACACCCAAGTCACTtcgcatcccccccaccccaacccccacccctacccccacccccaccccacagcctccGACAAGCGCTAGCCTACTTTCTGTCGATGCACGAGCCTGCTCTGGACATTTCAGGGAAACGGATCCCGCATTCGGTGCACCGGCCCGCGTTTCCAAGGCTCGGCCCCGCGGCCACGGGATTGGAGCGCGCGGACTGGGTGTGCGCCGGGCGCCCAATGGCTCGGGAGCATCCGCGAGGACAGGTGCAGGTGGCGGAGGCGGCGCGCAgggccgggcgcgggcgggcgtGGCCCGGGGAGCTGGCGCCGCGGTCGCtgggcacccccccacccccccatgggCATGGCTGGCTGGTGGCGGGCGCTGCTGCGCGCGGCCCGGCGCTACCCGTGGCCCACCAACGTGCTGCTCTACGCGGCGCTCTTCTCCGCCGGAGACGCGCTGCAGCAACGGCTACGGGGCGCTCCGGCCGACTGGCAGCAGACGCGGCGCGTGGCCACCGTGGCCGTGACCTTCCACGGCAACTTCAACTACGTGTGGCTGCGCCTGCTGGAGCGCGCGCTGCCGGGCCGTGCGCCGCGCGCGGTGCTGGCCAAGGTGCTGTGCGACCAGGCGATCGGCGGGCCGGTGGCCGTCTCGGCCTTCTATGCAGGTgaggggcccggggcggggatGGAGCGGgagagccaggggctggggggggggcgcccAGGGCTGGAAGCAAGCCATGGGgtccgggtgggggtggggatgcgCACAGGACTGCAGGGGCGGAGCTGGGGGTCCAGGTGCAAGAGCTGAGAAGTGTGGCAACCAGGGAGTAAGTGGGAGAAGTTGAGAGGTGGCGCCTAGGAGGGAGCCAGGGGCCAGGACCACGGTTGGGACACTGCGGTGGTCGTGCATGCTCGGTGGGGGCCCGGGGCATCAGCTAGAActggagggaggcagagctggaggggAGGTCCATTCCCCCCCTGAAAAAGGTCCACATGAACGTCAAGATCACAGCCAGTGGCCCTGGAGGCTGCAACCCCTGTGACCCAGTTGTGGGACAGGCCTGTCCTGCTCCTGGGAAAATC
This genomic window from Canis aureus isolate CA01 chromosome 8, VMU_Caureus_v.1.0, whole genome shotgun sequence contains:
- the MPV17L gene encoding mpv17-like protein isoform X1, with amino-acid sequence MGMAGWWRALLRAARRYPWPTNVLLYAALFSAGDALQQRLRGAPADWQQTRRVATVAVTFHGNFNYVWLRLLERALPGRAPRAVLAKVLCDQAIGGPVAVSAFYAGMSILQEKDDIFLDLKKKFWNTYKSGLVYWPFVQLTNFSLVPVHWRTAYTGLCGFLWATFLCFSQQSGDGTFKSAFTFLHVKEANALERSPKK
- the MPV17L gene encoding mpv17-like protein isoform X2 gives rise to the protein MGMAGWWRALLRAARRYPWPTNVLLYAALFSAGDALQQRLRGAPADWQQTRRVATVAVTFHGNFNYVWLRLLERALPGRAPRAVLAKVLCDQAIGGPVAVSAFYAERSGVLAFCAAHQLQPGSCSLEDSLHWTLWFSVGYIPLLFATEWRWHVQVCFHLPSCEGGQCT